Proteins encoded together in one Exiguobacterium sp. BMC-KP window:
- a CDS encoding response regulator transcription factor: MPTTILIVEDDAKIARLLELELQYAGYATRVAPNGKDGLAAAEHSVDLVLLDVMMPELSGFEVLRRLRGKDIHVPVIMLTARGEVYDKVAGLDLGANDYVTKPFEMEELLARIRALLRTPTSAANLSRTLQFADLVLDLDRHEAFRNELRLDLTPREFELLTYLLENKEHVLTREQILNRVWGYDYFGETNIVDVYIRYLRKKVDAHPPALIQTVRGVGYVLREANP, translated from the coding sequence ATGCCAACCACCATCTTAATCGTTGAGGACGATGCAAAAATCGCACGCCTCCTTGAACTCGAACTCCAATATGCCGGGTACGCGACACGTGTCGCCCCCAACGGAAAAGATGGTCTCGCTGCCGCTGAGCATTCGGTTGATCTCGTCTTACTCGACGTAATGATGCCGGAGCTAAGCGGCTTCGAGGTGTTGCGCAGGCTCCGTGGAAAGGACATTCACGTCCCCGTCATTATGCTAACAGCACGGGGGGAAGTCTACGATAAGGTCGCGGGACTCGATCTCGGTGCGAATGATTATGTGACGAAACCGTTCGAGATGGAAGAGCTACTTGCTCGAATCCGTGCGTTACTACGAACTCCGACTTCAGCTGCCAACTTATCACGCACGTTACAGTTCGCTGACCTTGTACTCGATCTTGATCGACATGAAGCATTTCGAAACGAACTGCGACTCGATTTGACACCACGTGAGTTCGAACTCCTGACGTATTTACTAGAAAACAAAGAACATGTCCTGACACGCGAACAAATCTTAAATCGCGTCTGGGGGTACGATTATTTTGGCGAAACGAATATCGTCGACGTCTACATCCGGTATCTTCGCAAAAAAGTCGATGCCCACCCTCCTGCTCTCATCCAGACCGTTCGTGGTGTCGGTTATGTGCTACGGGAGGCGAACCCATGA
- a CDS encoding maltose acetyltransferase domain-containing protein yields the protein MTEKEKMIQGELYLAQDPELVADRIRAQSLCHEFNQLSVHDGAKRKALLKQLFRTEQADFYIEPTFKCDYGYNITLGARFYANYDCVFLDICPITIGDNCMLAPGVHIYTATHPLDPVERNSGYEFGKPVVIGNNVWIGGRAVINPGVTIGDNAVIASGSVVVKDVPANSVVGGNPARIIKTI from the coding sequence ATGACTGAAAAAGAAAAGATGATTCAAGGAGAACTCTACTTAGCACAAGATCCAGAACTCGTGGCCGACCGCATCCGGGCACAGTCACTCTGTCATGAGTTTAATCAATTAAGCGTTCATGATGGTGCTAAACGAAAGGCACTTCTCAAGCAGTTATTCCGAACAGAGCAAGCTGACTTTTACATCGAACCGACCTTCAAATGTGACTATGGCTATAACATCACGTTAGGTGCTCGTTTTTATGCCAACTACGACTGTGTCTTCCTCGATATTTGTCCGATTACAATCGGCGACAATTGCATGCTCGCTCCAGGAGTACATATCTATACAGCGACTCACCCGCTCGATCCTGTCGAGCGCAACAGTGGTTATGAATTCGGAAAACCAGTCGTCATCGGTAATAACGTCTGGATTGGCGGACGTGCCGTCATCAATCCTGGTGTGACGATTGGAGATAATGCTGTCATTGCCTCAGGCAGTGTCGTCGTCAAAGATGTACCAGCAAACAGTGTCGTCGGTGGAAATCCAGCCCGAATCATCAAGACGATCTAA
- a CDS encoding SDR family oxidoreductase has product MAASKNPLTQYFNDDFPKQYQDAPAVQAKMEPVPDCGEESYKGSGKLIGKKALITGGDSGIGRAAAIAYAREGADIVLNYLPEEQQDAEEVKALVEAAGQKAYLLPGDLSDEAFCQQLIKEAHESLGGIDILALVAGKQQAVEDILDLSTEQLRKTYEINVFSLFWVVKAALPLLKEGASIITTTSVQGYNPSANLLDYASTKFAINGFTRGLAKQVAPKGIRVNSVAPGPIWTPLQISGGQPSENIPEFGQETPLKRSGQPVELSDVYVFLASDAASYVTAQIYGVTGGIELA; this is encoded by the coding sequence TAACACAATACTTTAATGACGATTTCCCAAAACAATATCAGGACGCGCCAGCGGTTCAAGCAAAAATGGAACCTGTTCCCGATTGTGGAGAAGAGAGCTATAAAGGCTCAGGCAAATTGATCGGTAAAAAAGCACTGATTACGGGTGGCGACTCCGGCATCGGCCGAGCAGCAGCGATCGCCTATGCTCGTGAAGGTGCTGATATCGTGCTCAATTACTTACCAGAAGAACAACAGGATGCAGAAGAGGTGAAAGCACTCGTTGAAGCAGCGGGACAAAAAGCCTACCTCTTGCCTGGTGACCTAAGTGATGAAGCGTTCTGTCAGCAACTCATTAAAGAAGCACACGAATCACTCGGTGGAATCGATATTTTGGCACTTGTCGCTGGTAAACAACAAGCTGTCGAAGACATTCTCGATCTTTCGACGGAGCAATTACGCAAAACATATGAAATCAATGTCTTTTCCCTCTTCTGGGTCGTTAAAGCAGCCTTGCCACTCTTGAAGGAAGGAGCTTCAATCATCACGACGACATCCGTTCAAGGATACAACCCAAGTGCGAACCTCTTGGATTATGCTTCGACGAAGTTCGCCATCAACGGGTTCACGCGTGGACTTGCAAAACAAGTCGCACCTAAAGGAATCCGTGTCAATTCCGTCGCACCTGGTCCGATTTGGACACCGCTTCAAATTTCAGGTGGTCAACCAAGCGAGAATATTCCAGAGTTCGGACAGGAAACACCATTGAAACGCAGTGGTCAACCGGTCGAACTGTCAGATGTGTACGTCTTCCTCGCTTCAGACGCTGCGAGCTATGTCACGGCACAAATTTACGGTGTCACTGGCGGTATTGAATTAGCATAA